The following are encoded in a window of Mycolicibacterium tusciae JS617 genomic DNA:
- a CDS encoding alpha/beta hydrolase: MSPPPEIRYPGPTMWTRARWLLNAGPSDYMLAMSVACASLPVIGKHLEPLGAATAASVWGYRHLPDFLGATAKSLLSPGDAEQKRADRDCTHTVTAAALRGIVNAKDLDIEWPAPEKVPPLWKMREQRRNVHRSSVQYGPRPSQLLDVWRRKDLPAEPAPVLIFVPGGAWVHGGRMLQGYALMSHLAELGWVCLSIDYRVAPHHTWPSHITDVKTAIAWARANADKFGGDRNFVTIAGTSAGGHLAALAGLTANDPEFQAELPEGSDTSVDAVVPIYGRYDWEDRSTVERVRFVDFLERIVVRRKLDRHPDIFRKASPIARVHAAAPPFLVVHGTGDSVIPVAQARSFVEQLRAASHSVVGYVELPGAGHAFDMIDGARTGSMSTAIGLFLKQIHRNRSLIGAKKVI, encoded by the coding sequence ATGTCTCCGCCACCGGAAATTCGGTACCCCGGACCGACGATGTGGACACGCGCCCGGTGGTTGCTGAACGCCGGCCCGTCGGACTACATGCTCGCCATGAGCGTCGCGTGCGCGTCCTTACCCGTCATCGGGAAACACCTTGAGCCGCTTGGTGCAGCAACCGCGGCGAGCGTATGGGGCTATCGGCATCTTCCCGACTTCCTCGGCGCGACGGCGAAATCGCTGCTTAGCCCCGGAGATGCCGAGCAAAAGCGCGCAGACAGAGACTGCACGCATACCGTGACCGCGGCGGCGCTCCGCGGAATCGTCAATGCCAAGGACCTCGATATCGAGTGGCCGGCGCCCGAGAAGGTGCCGCCGCTGTGGAAAATGCGAGAGCAGCGCCGCAATGTCCATCGGTCGTCGGTCCAGTACGGGCCACGCCCATCTCAGCTGCTCGATGTGTGGCGCCGAAAGGATCTGCCCGCCGAGCCCGCGCCCGTGTTGATTTTCGTGCCCGGCGGCGCATGGGTGCACGGCGGTCGCATGCTGCAGGGCTACGCGCTCATGTCGCACCTGGCCGAACTCGGCTGGGTGTGCCTGTCCATCGACTACCGGGTGGCGCCACATCACACGTGGCCCTCGCACATCACCGATGTCAAGACGGCGATCGCGTGGGCCCGCGCCAACGCCGACAAGTTCGGCGGCGACCGCAATTTCGTGACGATCGCCGGCACCTCGGCCGGTGGCCACCTGGCGGCCCTGGCCGGTCTGACCGCCAACGACCCGGAATTTCAAGCCGAACTTCCGGAGGGCTCCGATACCTCGGTGGACGCCGTGGTGCCCATCTACGGCCGCTACGACTGGGAGGACCGTTCGACCGTCGAAAGGGTCAGGTTCGTCGACTTCCTGGAACGCATCGTGGTCAGGCGCAAGCTGGACCGCCATCCCGACATCTTCCGTAAGGCATCTCCCATCGCGCGCGTGCACGCCGCCGCGCCGCCGTTCCTCGTCGTCCACGGCACCGGTGACAGCGTCATCCCCGTCGCGCAGGCGCGCAGCTTCGTCGAGCAACTGCGCGCGGCATCGCATTCGGTGGTGGGATATGTCGAACTGCCGGGCGCGGGTCATGCGTTCGATATGATCGACGGTGCCCGCACAGGATCGATGTCGACCGCAATCGGGTTGTTCCTCAAGCAGATTCATCGCAACCGGTCGCTGATCGGGGCCAAGAAGGTCATCTAG
- a CDS encoding acyl-CoA dehydrogenase: MSKSALAITEEHTDLADAAFGQLSRVNSRAAARAALEGGSSHPAEVWSAAADLGWTGLAIAEEHGGSGFGLSELAVVLEAQGHELCPGPLLPSVAAAVVIDRCASDSLRAQLLPGLADGSTVGALAVSGSVTIGPDLVVTGESPAVLGAPDADLLVVIAGQDVVVVDASQKDAADGVTVTALESLDPTRSLGSVALRGVAVAEDRVLRGAARKARTVFRILASAEAVGVSWASLEMAVEYAKVREQFGRTIGTFQAVKHHAANMLVNAEETTAATWDAARADDLDTAWFAAAVAASHAIRTQIFNSQNNIQLHGGIGFTWEHDAHLYLRRARTLAALMAEAGDPLLDIVEGQRSGQAHGASFTLPEEAEKYREQAREAVATLRGLPAEARRDFLVDSGYLVPHWPKPWGRAADVLEQLVIEEEFGSAGRSEATGDSKPVDRPDMGITGWVTLTISQAGTDDQRERWVEPVLRGEVMWCQLFSEPGAGSDAAAVRTSAKKVDGGWRVTGQKVWTSLAHLCQWGLATVRTDPDAAKHAGVTMMAIDMKAEGVTVNPLKGMTGHAHFNEVFFDDVFVPDEDVVGDVNKGWLVARATLGNERVSIGGGSGGASGFSADDLIKLLDNAPAETAAYYLRRAGEVIAESHTLRLLNLRRVTRAIAGSEPGPEGNVTKLLLAEAGQRMTELGLELAGSAAIVGQTPTLTLAYLGNRAMTIAGGTSEITRNTIAERILGLPRDPLLK; encoded by the coding sequence GTGAGTAAGTCAGCACTGGCCATCACAGAAGAGCACACAGACCTTGCCGACGCGGCGTTTGGCCAGCTCAGCCGGGTGAACAGCCGGGCCGCGGCCCGCGCGGCGCTCGAGGGCGGATCTTCCCATCCCGCCGAGGTCTGGTCGGCGGCCGCCGACCTGGGGTGGACCGGTCTGGCGATCGCCGAGGAACACGGCGGCTCGGGCTTCGGGCTGTCCGAACTGGCAGTGGTGCTGGAGGCCCAAGGGCACGAACTGTGCCCGGGGCCCCTCCTGCCGAGCGTCGCCGCGGCAGTGGTCATCGACCGCTGCGCATCGGATTCCCTTCGCGCTCAATTGCTTCCGGGATTGGCCGACGGCAGTACCGTCGGCGCGCTCGCGGTCTCGGGCAGCGTGACGATCGGCCCCGATCTGGTGGTCACCGGCGAGAGCCCCGCCGTACTGGGTGCACCTGACGCCGATCTCCTCGTCGTCATCGCAGGTCAGGACGTTGTCGTGGTTGACGCCAGCCAGAAAGACGCAGCAGACGGTGTCACCGTGACGGCGCTGGAGTCGTTGGATCCGACCAGGAGCCTCGGGTCCGTCGCACTGCGCGGCGTGGCCGTCGCCGAGGACCGGGTGCTGCGCGGCGCGGCCCGCAAGGCGCGCACCGTGTTCAGGATCTTGGCGTCGGCCGAAGCCGTCGGCGTCAGCTGGGCGAGTCTGGAGATGGCCGTCGAATACGCCAAGGTGCGCGAGCAGTTCGGCCGCACCATCGGCACGTTTCAGGCGGTCAAACACCATGCCGCGAACATGCTCGTCAACGCGGAAGAGACGACAGCGGCCACCTGGGACGCGGCGCGCGCCGATGATCTTGACACCGCGTGGTTTGCAGCCGCGGTCGCCGCATCCCACGCCATCCGGACTCAGATCTTCAACTCGCAGAACAATATTCAGCTGCACGGCGGGATCGGTTTCACCTGGGAGCATGACGCGCATCTCTACCTGCGCCGGGCTCGCACGCTCGCCGCGTTGATGGCCGAAGCCGGCGATCCGCTGCTCGACATCGTCGAGGGTCAGCGCAGCGGCCAGGCGCACGGCGCCTCGTTTACCCTGCCCGAGGAAGCCGAGAAGTACCGCGAGCAGGCGCGCGAGGCTGTCGCCACGTTGCGCGGGCTGCCCGCCGAGGCACGACGCGACTTTCTGGTCGACTCCGGATACTTGGTGCCGCACTGGCCCAAGCCGTGGGGCCGCGCCGCGGACGTGCTCGAGCAGTTGGTGATCGAGGAGGAGTTCGGTTCGGCGGGCAGGAGCGAAGCGACCGGGGATTCAAAACCGGTCGATCGGCCCGACATGGGCATCACCGGCTGGGTGACGTTGACGATCTCGCAGGCGGGCACCGACGACCAGCGTGAGCGCTGGGTCGAACCGGTGCTGCGCGGTGAGGTCATGTGGTGCCAGCTGTTCTCCGAGCCGGGCGCGGGCAGTGATGCCGCCGCGGTGCGCACGTCGGCCAAGAAGGTCGACGGCGGGTGGCGCGTCACCGGGCAGAAGGTGTGGACCAGCCTGGCCCACCTCTGTCAGTGGGGACTGGCGACCGTACGCACCGATCCCGACGCCGCCAAGCACGCCGGCGTGACGATGATGGCGATCGATATGAAAGCCGAAGGCGTGACCGTGAACCCGCTGAAGGGGATGACCGGCCACGCACACTTCAACGAGGTGTTCTTCGACGACGTCTTCGTACCCGACGAGGACGTGGTCGGCGACGTGAACAAGGGTTGGCTGGTGGCCCGCGCGACGCTCGGCAACGAGCGCGTGTCGATCGGGGGTGGTTCGGGCGGCGCCAGCGGCTTCTCTGCCGACGATCTCATCAAGCTGCTCGACAATGCTCCCGCCGAAACCGCCGCCTATTACCTGCGTCGTGCGGGTGAGGTCATCGCCGAATCTCATACCCTGCGGCTGCTCAACCTGCGTCGGGTCACCCGCGCGATCGCCGGCTCCGAACCCGGCCCAGAGGGCAACGTCACGAAGCTGCTGCTGGCCGAGGCCGGCCAGCGGATGACCGAGCTGGGCCTGGAATTGGCGGGCTCGGCGGCCATCGTCGGGCAGACACCGACGCTGACGTTGGCCTACCTGGGCAACCGCGCCATGACCATCGCGGGCGGCACGTCGGAGATCACGCGGAACACGATCGCCGAACGGATTTTGGGCCTGCCCCGCGATCCACTGCTGAAGTAA
- a CDS encoding alpha/beta hydrolase, producing MAGAFKSSDFHPDLRRIARLTPKQVVTPVTLPVIRLVTRRMWRRVPKGVEALTLPSGVGVRLYRPTGVTGAGPALLWIHGGGYVIGHPGQDDELCRRYARSLGATVVSVDYRLAPEHAYPDALEDCYAALTWLARLPSVDASRIAIGGASAGGGLAAALALHTRDQDEIALAAQLLVYPMLDDRTVGRDEPNPGLRLWNRTSNDFAWSAYLGEADPEVAVPARRTDLRGLPPAWMGVGTLDLFHDEDLTYAERLEAAGVPCEVEVVEGAFHGFDGIAPKAEVSQAFFDSQCALLRRLLTPAAA from the coding sequence GTGGCCGGCGCCTTCAAGTCTTCGGACTTCCATCCAGATCTACGTCGCATCGCTCGGCTCACACCCAAACAAGTGGTGACGCCGGTGACGCTGCCGGTCATTCGGCTGGTAACCCGCCGGATGTGGCGGCGCGTCCCCAAAGGCGTCGAAGCGCTGACCCTGCCGTCGGGTGTCGGGGTCCGGTTGTACCGGCCGACCGGTGTCACCGGCGCCGGACCCGCGCTGTTGTGGATACACGGCGGCGGCTACGTCATCGGCCATCCGGGCCAGGACGACGAGCTATGCCGCCGCTACGCCAGGAGCCTGGGCGCCACAGTGGTGTCGGTCGATTACCGGCTGGCACCCGAGCACGCCTACCCGGATGCGCTGGAGGACTGCTATGCGGCCTTGACCTGGTTGGCGCGACTGCCGTCGGTGGATGCAAGCCGCATCGCGATCGGAGGCGCCAGCGCGGGCGGCGGCCTGGCGGCCGCACTGGCGCTGCACACGCGCGATCAGGACGAAATCGCACTGGCCGCCCAGTTGCTGGTCTATCCGATGCTCGATGACCGCACCGTGGGCCGCGATGAGCCCAACCCCGGACTTCGGCTGTGGAACCGGACGAGCAACGACTTCGCGTGGTCGGCCTACCTAGGCGAGGCCGACCCCGAGGTGGCAGTGCCTGCGCGGCGGACGGACCTGCGCGGACTGCCGCCGGCCTGGATGGGCGTCGGAACACTGGACCTGTTCCACGACGAGGACCTCACGTACGCGGAACGGCTGGAGGCCGCAGGCGTGCCATGTGAAGTCGAAGTCGTCGAGGGCGCCTTCCACGGCTTCGACGGGATCGCTCCGAAAGCCGAAGTGTCGCAGGCATTTTTCGACAGCCAGTGTGCCTTGCTGCGGCGACTCCTGACCCCGGCTGCCGCCTAG
- the pip gene encoding prolyl aminopeptidase gives MGGGLPETDPYDYGLLDVGDGNTIYWEVRGRPAGLPVLIVHGGPGSGRSRSAHKSFDHDVFRIILFDQRGCGGSVPSAADPTTDMAHNTTEHLLADIEALRAHLGVDRWLLYGGSWASTLILAYAERHPDRVGGIILVGVTMTRPREIDWLYHGLRLLLPIEWERFRAAVPIQEQDGNLVEAYRRLMEHPDLRVREQAARDWCTWEDAAIAHEALGSPGQYSAQNDSAKLAFVRICTHYFAHNAWLDDDQILRNAQALRGIPGVLIHGRLDLSAPLLTATELAQAWPDAVLTVIEDSGHTGSPAMGTAIRDAIARFAESPA, from the coding sequence GTGGGTGGCGGACTTCCCGAAACCGATCCATACGATTACGGACTGCTCGATGTCGGTGACGGAAACACGATCTATTGGGAGGTAAGGGGTAGACCGGCCGGGCTTCCGGTGCTGATCGTCCACGGTGGACCAGGCAGCGGCCGATCACGAAGCGCGCACAAGTCGTTCGACCACGACGTGTTTCGGATCATTCTCTTCGACCAGCGCGGTTGTGGCGGCAGTGTGCCCAGCGCCGCTGATCCAACCACTGACATGGCGCACAACACCACCGAACACCTTCTGGCGGACATCGAAGCGCTGCGCGCGCACCTGGGTGTGGATCGGTGGTTGCTCTACGGCGGGTCTTGGGCATCGACGCTCATCCTGGCCTACGCCGAACGCCATCCGGACCGAGTGGGTGGGATCATCCTGGTCGGGGTGACGATGACACGGCCGCGTGAGATCGACTGGCTCTATCACGGTTTGCGCCTGCTGTTGCCGATCGAGTGGGAGCGCTTTCGCGCTGCGGTACCGATCCAGGAGCAAGACGGCAACCTTGTCGAGGCCTATCGGCGATTGATGGAACACCCAGACCTCAGGGTGCGAGAGCAGGCTGCGCGAGACTGGTGCACATGGGAGGACGCTGCGATCGCCCACGAAGCTCTTGGCAGTCCCGGCCAATACAGTGCCCAGAACGACTCGGCGAAGCTGGCCTTTGTTCGCATCTGCACGCATTACTTTGCGCACAATGCCTGGCTGGACGATGATCAGATACTGCGAAATGCACAAGCGCTCAGGGGAATTCCCGGTGTTCTCATCCACGGTCGCCTCGACTTGTCAGCTCCGCTGCTGACTGCCACCGAACTCGCCCAAGCCTGGCCTGATGCGGTGTTGACGGTCATCGAGGACTCCGGCCACACCGGCAGCCCCGCAATGGGTACCGCGATCAGAGACGCAATCGCGCGCTTCGCCGAAAGCCCGGCTTAA